From Antedon mediterranea chromosome 9, ecAntMedi1.1, whole genome shotgun sequence, a single genomic window includes:
- the LOC140059053 gene encoding uncharacterized protein: MDTEVTSSYMPTHAVSQQSNTESKLNPKKEVHERNMKTVSGYQNVKMTFAPKQKTMDTNVTLWQFLLELLMDQHNGTLITWTGVEGEFKLLNAEEVARQWGLKKNKNNMNYDKLSRALRYYYDKNIIKKVMGQKFVYKFVSFPEIVKTENKIPFKVKMESLDMHAKPQRTSADRLHNRKSDSVRPSQVREMKSTFSEQKTSTTAPLTTSDTTQMAWTTSTLPTFKVNDAQNSVVYSPTPVSLALRSGYTSEAKMSNEPTLVNSSGRPMTCTGSLATTMTTYASRIKPTPIQLSVDSPSYSGMYLSTPVTSYPGVTQAAGTPIMIASPLLSQNGTPLLPLSFWNTLSPMTLSPSMSTLNTFQFPTVINGHHVLPMQPLTPTVLLSPSTTKPIIVS; the protein is encoded by the exons CGTCATCCTACATGCCGACACACGCCGTGTCACAGCAAAGTAATACAG AAAGCAAGCTAAACCCAAAAAAAGAAGTACATGAAAGAAACATGAAAACAGTCAGTGGATATCAAAATGTGAAAATGACGTTCGCGCCGAAACAAAAAA CTATGGACACCAACGTTACATTATGGCAATTTCTGTTAGAACTGTTGATGGATCAACACAACGGGACACTTATAACGTGGACGGGTGTAGAAGGAGAATTTAAGCTTCTTAATGCAGAAGAAGTAGCACGCCAATGGGGACTtaaaaagaataagaataacATGAATTACGACAAACTAAGCCGTGCGCTCCGATATTACTAcgacaaaaatattattaagaaaGTTATGGGCCAAAAGTTTGTATATAAGTTTGTGTCATTTCCAGAAATCGtgaaaacagaaaacaaaattcCATTCAAGGTGAAAATGGAAAGTCTAGACATGCACGCAAAGCCACAAAGGACATCAGCTGACCGTTTACATAACAGAAAAAGCGATTCTGTTCGACCATCTCAGGTCAGGGAAATGAAATCTACATTTAGTGAACAAAAAACGTCGACCACAGCTCCACTAACCACCTCGGATACTACACAAATGGCCTGGACAACAAGCACTTTGCCAACATTTAAAGTAAATGACGCTCAGAACTCTGTCGTATACAGTCCAACACCAGTCAGCTTAGCACTCCGTAGTGGATACACATCAGAAGCAAAAATGAGCAATGAACCTACGTTAGTGAACAGCTCTGGTAGACCCATGACTTGTACTGGTAGTCTAGCTACAACTATGACAACATATGCATCAAGAATTAAACCCACACCAATTCAGCTGTCTGTTGATTCGCCGTCGTATTCTGGCATGTATCTCAGTACCCCAGTTACCTCGTATCCTGGTGTAACTCAAGCTGCTGGAACACCAATCATGATTGCTAGCCCACTTCTTAGCCAGAACGGTACCCCTCTTTTGCCTCTCAGCTTCTGGAATACTTTAAGTCCCATGACTTTAAGTCCATCCATGAGTACATTGAATACATTCCAATTTCCCACTGTCATTAATGGTCATCATGTGCTCCCCATGCAACCTCTTACGCCCACCGTACTGCTCTCTCCGAGCACAACAAAACCAATCATTGTTTCTTAA